In Candidatus Margulisiibacteriota bacterium, the sequence ATTAACCTAGCAGTAGGATATGTAGAAGGCGAAATAGGACTTACTTCCCCCAACACCTTTGTGGCAACTTCTAACGGAGTAGTCTATTCTGGTGGCATTCCAGCTTTTTCAGATATTAGTGATTCCGACTTCAATTTAGACATCATGAATATCAATATACCTAAAACTGGCAAACTTAAAACTATCTCGCCTGTCCACTTCGGAGGATTTCCTGTTGATTTAAAAAAACTTAGAGAACTGCACCCTAACTCAATAATTATCGAGGATGCTGCCCATGCTATTGGGAGTGAATATTTTGATGGCAATAGTTGGCAAAAAATTGGTAGCTGTAAATATAGCGATGCTAGCATTCTTTCGTTTCATCCTCTTAAAAACCTAACTACTGGTGAAGGCGGAGCAATAACGACTAATGATGATGAACTTGCTGAAAAATGTCGAGTACTTAGAACCCATGGAATAAAAGGAACGCAATCCAAAGAAGCGCCTTGGTCATATGAAATGCAAAATCTTGGCTTTAATTATAGAATAACTGATTTCCAATGTGTGCTTGGCTCTTCTCAATTAAAAAAGCTTGATAAATTTATTGCCCAACAAAGAAAAATTGCCGAATATTATCAAGCTAACTTT encodes:
- a CDS encoding DegT/DnrJ/EryC1/StrS family aminotransferase, translated to MYQKQTVIHLHPKYYLLIYLNMKTIPYNTQNISLLDKFKVFLSLSDPYLTQGPAIKKFEEEIAEYLDVKHVIAVCNGTAALHIINLAVGYVEGEIGLTSPNTFVATSNGVVYSGGIPAFSDISDSDFNLDIMNINIPKTGKLKTISPVHFGGFPVDLKKLRELHPNSIIIEDAAHAIGSEYFDGNSWQKIGSCKYSDASILSFHPLKNLTTGEGGAITTNDDELAEKCRVLRTHGIKGTQSKEAPWSYEMQNLGFNYRITDFQCVLGSSQLKKLDKFIAQQRKIAEYYQANFINIDGVDFVHEQKWQKSSYHLFTLLVDWQKFNISRAEFMLKLREKNILTQVHYIPVYKHPFYKQFNINEKDFPVTESYYEKTISIPCSSKMKIADAKRVVKEIKNLLLLSK